TTTCACCTAATTCCTTTAGTTGATATTGATTAAGAATCAAGTCTTGACCAAGCTTCATCCAGCTTTCCGAAAACTTCTTGAATCTACTACAAGGAAAAGACTTACACTCATAACAATAATTATGGTTCTTTTTTTCTTTACAACATACATAGATTCCTTTACACTTTCTATGCTTACAGTGTTCTTCAGCTCCTAAGCAAGGATTTTTCTCTCTTAGATATCTTGAGCATTCCCCACAATAAATGCCACACGGAGGTATGAATCCATTATATTTTTTCATGTAAATAATTTCTCCCTTCATAATAGGTATAAAAGAATAATTACTGATTAATTAACGTAAATTTCAAGTATAATATATTTTTTTTAATACAACTCTAAACCCTTTAATATCTCTAAAGTAATCTCTTTAGCTTTTGATCCAGTTGCATTATCATCTGCTACAATATTGGTGGCGAAATAAAATGTTTTATCATCTCGTTGTATGGTTCCAACAAACCAACCAATCTTAGAATAACCTGCTGTCCCTGTTTTTCCAGATAATATATATTCATCTGTTGATTCTAATGTAATTATATCCCTTACTATAGTCATATTTTTTTTACTAAACGGAAGATTATCATGATATAAATTATATAATAAATCTACTTGTTCTCGGGCACTAACTTCAAAAGATGATGTTAACCAAAACTTAGTTATTCCACCTGATATATCCTTATTACCATAATCTAGCATATCTAAATATTTTTGCATTTGTTCTACCCCTACTTCAGAAGCTAGTCTTTCATAGTACCAAACTACGGAATTAGCTATTGCACTAGCTAAAGTGTGGTCTTGATTCCATGATTCAAAAGGGTATTTCTTTCCATCCCATTTATACACGTGTTCCTTGCCTTCAATAACACCTGTTTCAAGTCCAATAAGTGAATTTAATATCTTAAATGTTGAGCAAGGAGATATACGTTCATTAACTTGTTCTTTATTATAGATTAGATAGTTTGTTGATATCTCATCATACATAACAAAGCAACCATCATAGTTTTCAAAGAACTTATCATACGATTCAATAATAATATTAGTTGAGTCTTTATTTTTATCCATTAGACTTTTTGATGCAATTTCACCCTTATCAGAATCAATATTACTTTCACTTGGTCCTTTGTTTTCATCTATCAAAGTACTAGCAACATCTTCACTATCATTAGAATCAATACTATTATCACTTGATTCAATTTTATTATCCTCTAAGTTACTTGAACATGCCGTTAGTATACTGATTATTATTAACGTTAAAAAAACTAATTTCCTAATGTTCATTTCTCTAATCCTCCACCATTGAAATCATAAATCAAATCGTTCTTTTATCATTTTAGCAACAAGTTCTGCCGAAATATTGGAGTTATCAATTTTAAAATAGTTGTCAAACTGAACTTCACCATCATTACTAACACAACGATATTTACTATCATCATTGATTAGTCTTTGATTAGATATTTCAATATCCCGTTTTGAAGCCTTATGTCTTAAACGATTTTCAGTAATATTTCTTTGCAATCTTATTTCTTGAGATGCAACTATTTCCACATAATAAACGTCAGCACCATTCTTTTTAAAGATATTAGTTACATGCTCAACATAATCCCAATCTGATTTTTGGTCAAAAGCCCACATATATGTAAATATCAATCCGTAATTATCTGATGCAGCAAATTCTTCAAATATAATTTCTCTTAATCTACTTATTGATTTCCCATGAAAATAGCCGAATACTTCAATAACTGGTTCAATAGTCATATGATTATGGAACAAACGTAAATCTGTAATTTTCATAAGTTCTTGTCCAACTGTCATTTTTCCTACAGCTGCGTCACCAATTAAAAACACTAACTTCATTAAAATTCCCCCTTAAATTCAAAGTTTTACATAATTGATAAATGCATATACTAAATTTTACAGAAAACTTATGAATCTAGTATTATTATTTTAGAATTAATTTAGTATATTTCTAAGATTATATTATAAAAATATTTATTAGTCAAAAATAATGAATTATTTATCAAAACATATACCATTACACTACACTAATCGCTTGTTTTCATAAACTTTTCAAACAACTCTATATTTGGTAGACCCTTCTCTTTTGCTAAATCCATAGCAACTTGATGGTCATAATCTAACTTCCTAAATTCTACATTAACATTATTTTCAAATTCTATAATAGCATATGATGCTCTACTATCCCCATAGCAATTACAAAACCCTACTGTTCCTGGGTTAATAATAATTTTATTAAATACTTTTCTGACATATGGTTGATGAATATGTCCTGATAAAATAATATCCTCTGTTACACCATCCAAAATTTCTTTTAATTCATCCTCAGTTGCTTCTGGTAATAGGTCTTCATCTACTTTTCTAGGAGAACCATGTACACACAATATGTTATATTTACCTATCACTAAGGTTTGTTTTTCTGGTAATTTTTTAATTGATTCTATATCTTTATCTGTTAAACTATCTAAAATATAATTATAATTATTATAAAGATACTTTTCCATCACTGTTTTAGGTTGCCATTTCTCTAGATTCTCGTCAAACCATGTATCTGTATTACCTTTAATCCATACCATTGGTTTAATCTTTAGTAATTTATCAAAAACACCTTTTGGATCAGGTCCCTTTGATACCAAATCCCCAAGAAATATTACCCCTTCAACATTTTGAATATTGATATCATCTATGACTCTATCAAATGCTACAGAATTGCCATGAATATCCGAAATTACTGCTATCCTCATGGTATATTATTCCCCACTTTCTTTACATCATTAATCGTCTATAATTTCAATGAACTCTTGTTCATTCTCTTGAAAATATTTCTCTAACAAATCTATTACACTTGGATTGCATTCATAATACTTATTATCCCATTTTAAAATATATTGTTCAAATAATTCTTCTTTTTTTTCATCTTTAAACGTATAATCATATCCCACTAGTACCCTGCTAATAAATTCCTCTTTAGTACTTATATCTTCTAATTTTAAATCATTATTAAGATTTGTAAAAGACTGTAATATCTCCATCTGATTTATTGCACCAATCTCTACCAAAGCAATTAGTGTTTCATGTAAGTATGTCGCTTTAAAGTTAGTAAAATATTGTATATGTCCTCCATTATGTACTTCTGAATCATACCGTAAACAAAAAGCCATATTTTTTTGAATTCGGGTCATATCGTCAATTTCTGTATTGGAAATTAGCTCCAACATTGAATTCCATTTTTCATATGGTCTTGATTCTACAAGGCTCTTTAAGATTTTATTACGCTTCATATTAATAATCTCCTTCTAAACATTCGACGTTCTCATCATTCTGGCTATCTACTACTATATATTATTTAGGCATTCTAGATGACCTGCATAACTTGATTA
The window above is part of the Vallitalea guaymasensis genome. Proteins encoded here:
- a CDS encoding DUF3795 domain-containing protein; this encodes MKKYNGFIPPCGIYCGECSRYLREKNPCLGAEEHCKHRKCKGIYVCCKEKKNHNYCYECKSFPCSRFKKFSESWMKLGQDLILNQYQLKELGEKEWLDKWNNESI
- the blaOXA gene encoding class D beta-lactamase, translated to MNIRKLVFLTLIIISILTACSSNLEDNKIESSDNSIDSNDSEDVASTLIDENKGPSESNIDSDKGEIASKSLMDKNKDSTNIIIESYDKFFENYDGCFVMYDEISTNYLIYNKEQVNERISPCSTFKILNSLIGLETGVIEGKEHVYKWDGKKYPFESWNQDHTLASAIANSVVWYYERLASEVGVEQMQKYLDMLDYGNKDISGGITKFWLTSSFEVSAREQVDLLYNLYHDNLPFSKKNMTIVRDIITLESTDEYILSGKTGTAGYSKIGWFVGTIQRDDKTFYFATNIVADDNATGSKAKEITLEILKGLELY
- a CDS encoding DEAD/DEAH box helicase family protein; the encoded protein is MKLVFLIGDAAVGKMTVGQELMKITDLRLFHNHMTIEPVIEVFGYFHGKSISRLREIIFEEFAASDNYGLIFTYMWAFDQKSDWDYVEHVTNIFKKNGADVYYVEIVASQEIRLQRNITENRLRHKASKRDIEISNQRLINDDSKYRCVSNDGEVQFDNYFKIDNSNISAELVAKMIKERFDL
- a CDS encoding metallophosphoesterase family protein; translated protein: MRIAVISDIHGNSVAFDRVIDDINIQNVEGVIFLGDLVSKGPDPKGVFDKLLKIKPMVWIKGNTDTWFDENLEKWQPKTVMEKYLYNNYNYILDSLTDKDIESIKKLPEKQTLVIGKYNILCVHGSPRKVDEDLLPEATEDELKEILDGVTEDIILSGHIHQPYVRKVFNKIIINPGTVGFCNCYGDSRASYAIIEFENNVNVEFRKLDYDHQVAMDLAKEKGLPNIELFEKFMKTSD
- a CDS encoding DMP19 family protein; the encoded protein is MKRNKILKSLVESRPYEKWNSMLELISNTEIDDMTRIQKNMAFCLRYDSEVHNGGHIQYFTNFKATYLHETLIALVEIGAINQMEILQSFTNLNNDLKLEDISTKEEFISRVLVGYDYTFKDEKKEELFEQYILKWDNKYYECNPSVIDLLEKYFQENEQEFIEIIDD